The sequence AGGAATACGCGGGCACCGGGCTGGGCCTGGCGATCGTCCAGCGAATTGTGGAGCGGCACGGTGGACAGGTCTGGGTGGAAAGCACGCCCGGCGACGGCACCACCTTCCATCTGGTGCTGCAAGATGCCTGACGCCGCCCACGCTGTCAGCAGCTGAAAGCCGTTCGATCGTTCAGCAGAACCTGAGTCAACAGTGCAAAGGTGCGGGTCCACAGAAGTTGAGCTGTCCTGGCACCCATCTGGCAGCTCGTGATCGGTATAGCGCGTCCCCTTGCCATTCCCAGTGCGGACGACACCGCTCGCATCCCAGGCAACGTCCTGAGCGTCTGTGTCAAATCGCTGGAACCGACACTCTGTCCCTCCTGTCAAAAAGTTCTACGCAGCGGCAGGGGCCGGATGACCTGGCCGGCCCCTGCCTCAAGCTCACGGAGCCTGGACAGGCTTGCGTGTGGTGAAGTTGTCCCAGCGCAGCACCTTGCCGGTGTTGGGCGCTGCGGCGCCGCCGGTGGTGATGAACGCATCACCCCTGGCGTTGAACGAGATGGCTGTCGGGGTATCCAGGCCGGTCAGCACGGTCTCTTTGACCCCGCCAGCCCGTATCCGCACGATGGACCCGGTGGCGGGCGCGGGGCCCTGCTCACCAAACTGCCCGAGTTCCACGGCATACAGGTTGCCGTCCGGCCCGGTCTGCAGGTCGGTGGTCATGCTGAGCCCGGTGGCATAGTCCTGCTGGCTGCCGTCAGCCGCGACGCGGACCACCTTGCTGGCACCGGGTGTAAAAGGAAAGCCCGGCAGCAGCGATACGTACGCCGCGCCATCTTTCAGGAAGGCCACGCCGGTCGGGACCGGTTCAGAGAAGGGCGGCACGCCAGCGGGTGGGTTGGTGTTCGGCAGGTTCGGGAACACGGCCATCAGCGTGATCGCGCCGGTGGTCGGATTGACTTTCAGCAGGTCATTCCCACCAGCATCCGTCATCCACAGGTTACCGTCCGGCCCGGCCGCGAGTCC comes from Deinococcus sonorensis KR-87 and encodes:
- a CDS encoding ScyD/ScyE family protein; this encodes MQRTSVVQVSLRSGAVALLTGALLSGCTPAPVPTPAEGAVVAQNLSGPMGVYAAGDGSVWVVDSGTAGTAGSFTVPPDPGSTTPTTINYGDTAQIVHVDAAGKSTVVASLPSLGGPEGAEGASRITMLNGNIYVTSGHWAEGASIARLPKTAAVLKVSGTTVTEVADVWGFEATNNPDKQVKDSHAYGLAAGPDGNLWMTDAGGNDLLKVNPTTGAITLMAVFPNLPNTNPPAGVPPFSEPVPTGVAFLKDGAAYVSLLPGFPFTPGASKVVRVAADGSQQDYATGLSMTTDLQTGPDGNLYAVELGQFGEQGPAPATGSIVRIRAGGVKETVLTGLDTPTAISFNARGDAFITTGGAAAPNTGKVLRWDNFTTRKPVQAP